From the Pseudomonas baltica genome, one window contains:
- a CDS encoding aldehyde dehydrogenase family protein, protein MSKLFIGGQWHVASSQDSIPVFAPATGEQYATIGRGQAEDIDLAVKAARAALAGEWGRLSATERGRTLTRIGVKILDHIDELAGIEAKDTGKPLALARKDIEALARYFEFYGGAADKVHGEVLPYLPGYSVTVQREPFGVVGHIIPWNYPAQMLGRTLGPALAMGNTSVVKPAEDACLTSLRVAELAVEAGLPAGVLNIVTGYGREAGAALAEHPGINLITFTGSPQVGTAIQTAAAKNYVKCVLELGGKSPQVVFADADLDKAVPIIVGAIIQNAGQTCSAGSRLLIQREVFDEVVARVAERFCQMRVGAPDSAPDCGPIITKAQFGRVNEFVAYCRDSGLPVLAEGILDAELPSAGYYVRPMMFGPVPRDHRLAREEVFGPVLAVLPFDDEDDAVALANGTEYGLVAAIWTENGARQQRLSRRLEGGQVFINCYGAGGGVELPFGGIRKSGHGREKGFMALEEFSLTKTVVSHHG, encoded by the coding sequence ATGAGCAAGCTGTTTATCGGCGGTCAGTGGCACGTGGCATCCAGCCAAGACAGCATCCCGGTGTTCGCACCCGCCACGGGCGAACAATACGCAACCATCGGCCGTGGTCAGGCCGAGGACATCGACCTTGCCGTCAAGGCTGCCCGCGCGGCGCTGGCGGGCGAGTGGGGCAGGCTGAGCGCCACCGAACGCGGCCGGACCCTGACCCGTATCGGCGTCAAGATCCTCGATCACATTGATGAACTGGCCGGGATCGAAGCCAAGGACACCGGCAAGCCGCTGGCCCTGGCACGCAAGGACATCGAAGCGCTGGCGCGTTACTTCGAGTTTTACGGCGGCGCTGCCGACAAGGTCCACGGTGAAGTCCTGCCGTATCTGCCGGGCTACTCGGTAACCGTGCAGCGCGAGCCGTTCGGCGTAGTCGGCCACATCATTCCGTGGAACTACCCGGCGCAGATGCTTGGCCGCACGCTGGGCCCGGCGTTGGCCATGGGTAACACCTCGGTGGTCAAACCGGCCGAAGATGCCTGCCTGACCTCATTGCGCGTCGCCGAACTGGCGGTCGAGGCCGGCTTGCCCGCCGGCGTGCTCAACATCGTCACCGGCTATGGGCGCGAGGCAGGTGCAGCTTTGGCCGAGCATCCGGGCATCAACCTGATCACCTTTACTGGCTCGCCACAGGTTGGCACGGCCATCCAGACCGCCGCAGCGAAGAACTACGTCAAATGCGTGCTGGAGCTGGGCGGCAAGTCACCACAAGTGGTGTTTGCCGATGCCGATCTCGATAAAGCGGTGCCCATCATCGTCGGCGCGATCATCCAGAACGCCGGGCAGACCTGTTCGGCGGGCAGCCGCTTGCTGATTCAACGCGAGGTGTTCGACGAGGTGGTCGCCCGCGTCGCCGAGCGTTTTTGCCAGATGCGTGTCGGCGCCCCGGACAGCGCGCCGGACTGCGGGCCGATCATCACCAAAGCGCAGTTCGGCCGGGTCAACGAGTTCGTCGCCTATTGCCGCGATTCCGGGCTGCCGGTGCTGGCCGAGGGCATCCTCGATGCCGAGCTGCCCAGCGCGGGGTACTACGTGCGGCCGATGATGTTCGGGCCCGTGCCCAGAGACCATCGCCTGGCCCGCGAAGAAGTTTTCGGGCCGGTGCTGGCGGTGCTGCCTTTCGATGATGAAGACGATGCCGTGGCCCTGGCCAACGGCACCGAATACGGCCTGGTGGCGGCGATCTGGACCGAGAACGGTGCGCGCCAGCAGCGGCTGTCACGGCGCCTCGAAGGCGGGCAGGTGTTCATCAACTGCTACGGCGCCGGAGGCGGTGTGGAGCTGCCGTTCGGTGGTATCCGCAAAAGTGGCCATGGTCGCGAAAAAGGCTTTATGGCGCTGGAAGAATTCAGCCTGACCAAAACGGTCGTCAGCCACCACGGGTGA
- a CDS encoding ATP-binding cassette domain-containing protein → MSALLQTRGLTLAFGGLVVANGIDFSLEEGERLAVIGQNGAGKTTFINICTGLIRPTAGNVSFAGNDITGQSPRRIVRQGMARSFQLPQLFLEHNVRQCLELAGMARQPRLPFWRPLERSADAVAVDRVLELVSLREREHEPVSNLPEGQRKLLDVAMSLMLQPRLLIMDEPTSGVSSEEKHGIMEILMRALDEQRVTAIFVEHDVDIVRRYATRVAAWISGGIAADGTPDVVLADPTVQRQVLGI, encoded by the coding sequence ATGAGTGCGCTCCTGCAGACCCGCGGCTTGACGCTGGCGTTCGGTGGCCTGGTGGTCGCCAACGGCATCGACTTCAGCCTCGAAGAGGGCGAGCGCCTGGCCGTGATCGGCCAGAACGGCGCCGGCAAGACCACCTTCATCAATATCTGCACCGGGCTGATTCGGCCCACTGCAGGCAACGTCAGCTTTGCCGGCAATGACATCACCGGGCAGTCACCGCGGCGCATCGTGCGCCAGGGCATGGCGCGCTCGTTTCAATTACCCCAGCTGTTTCTTGAGCACAATGTGCGCCAGTGCCTGGAGCTGGCGGGCATGGCACGCCAACCACGGCTGCCATTCTGGCGACCGTTAGAGCGCAGCGCCGACGCCGTGGCGGTGGACCGCGTGCTCGAACTGGTGAGCCTGCGCGAGCGCGAACACGAGCCGGTCAGCAACTTGCCGGAAGGCCAGCGCAAGCTGCTCGATGTGGCCATGTCGCTGATGCTGCAGCCGCGCCTGTTGATCATGGACGAGCCCACCAGCGGCGTGTCCAGCGAAGAAAAGCACGGGATCATGGAGATCCTCATGCGCGCCCTGGACGAACAGCGGGTCACGGCCATCTTCGTCGAGCACGACGTCGATATCGTGCGCCGCTACGCCACCCGCGTCGCGGCCTGGATCAGCGGTGGCATCGCCGCCGACGGCACGCCGGACGTAGTGCTTGCCGACCCCACTGTGCAACGCCAGGTGCTGGGCATCTGA
- a CDS encoding branched-chain amino acid ABC transporter permease, with product MRTTLYGAIALSGVVLGLAAAFPWLKLPLILALCYGLAALGIVVLLRAGQISFGHAMYACISGYTVAYLSVRYPGLDGFALIALGTLASVVAGMLIGAFVVRYREIFFGMLNLALSMVLFTLLGKFYAYTGGTDGLRVARPTLLGFDLARNGFETALLVLVLVCAVLVIWGVQRYLRSSAGEALMAMKSNETRLEYLGISARKLLWQGYVLSAGLCGLSGSLFGLSQGLVTPEMGYWLRSGEFVFIAILGGSGHALGAFVGALLYEFLKMYAAVLVSGAWQLLVGATLIVIIYFLPSGLSGLLHKRRAARRESLEGES from the coding sequence ATGCGAACCACTCTGTATGGGGCGATTGCGCTGAGCGGTGTCGTACTGGGCCTGGCGGCGGCTTTCCCGTGGCTGAAGCTGCCGCTGATCCTGGCGCTGTGCTATGGCCTGGCGGCGTTGGGTATCGTCGTGCTCCTGCGGGCCGGGCAGATCTCTTTCGGTCACGCCATGTACGCCTGCATCTCGGGCTACACGGTGGCGTACCTGAGCGTGCGCTATCCCGGCCTCGACGGATTTGCGTTGATCGCGCTCGGTACCCTGGCCAGCGTGGTGGCCGGCATGCTCATTGGCGCGTTTGTAGTGCGCTACCGGGAGATCTTCTTCGGCATGCTCAATCTGGCGCTGTCGATGGTGCTGTTCACTCTGCTGGGCAAGTTCTACGCCTACACGGGCGGTACCGATGGCCTGCGCGTGGCGCGGCCGACCCTGTTGGGCTTCGACCTCGCCCGCAACGGCTTCGAAACCGCCCTGCTGGTGCTGGTGCTGGTTTGCGCGGTGCTGGTGATCTGGGGCGTACAGCGGTATCTGCGCTCCAGCGCCGGTGAAGCGCTGATGGCGATGAAAAGCAACGAAACGCGCCTCGAATACCTGGGCATCAGTGCCAGGAAGCTGTTGTGGCAGGGCTACGTACTGTCGGCCGGGCTGTGCGGTCTGTCGGGTTCGTTGTTTGGCCTGTCGCAAGGGCTGGTGACCCCGGAGATGGGCTACTGGCTGCGTTCCGGCGAATTCGTCTTCATCGCCATTCTGGGCGGCTCGGGCCATGCACTGGGCGCGTTCGTCGGCGCCTTGCTTTACGAGTTCCTGAAGATGTACGCGGCGGTGCTGGTCAGCGGTGCCTGGCAGTTGCTGGTGGGCGCGACCTTGATCGTGATCATCTATTTTTTGCCCTCCGGCCTCAGTGGGCTGTTGCACAAACGCCGTGCGGCTCGCCGCGAATCCTTGGAGGGTGAGTCATGA
- a CDS encoding ATP-binding cassette domain-containing protein, whose amino-acid sequence MLHFDTISADIVKVPVLRNIQAELPPGSIIAVVGCNGAGKTTLLRAIMGFVKLRSGRILFDGTDLASVPAHNRTRLGIGYAPQERVMFPSLTVEENLRLPCQVSGFKKAAVDERLSMTLEVVPQLKDMLARSCAALSGGQGKIAALGRALMIGTRLVLLDEPFQGLAPALANQYSEALKRLQQTQPQLCILVTESNASLLKDVPDRTLHIERGALLPEQPKAPSRPDQPFSSLSLEAYS is encoded by the coding sequence ATGCTGCACTTCGACACTATCAGCGCCGACATCGTCAAAGTCCCGGTGCTGCGTAACATCCAGGCCGAGCTGCCACCGGGCAGCATCATTGCCGTCGTGGGCTGCAACGGTGCCGGCAAGACTACGCTGCTGCGGGCGATCATGGGCTTCGTCAAGCTGCGCAGCGGGCGGATTCTGTTCGACGGCACTGATCTGGCCAGCGTGCCGGCACATAATCGCACGCGTCTGGGCATCGGCTATGCGCCCCAGGAACGGGTGATGTTCCCGAGCCTGACGGTAGAAGAAAACCTGCGTTTGCCCTGCCAAGTCAGCGGCTTCAAGAAAGCAGCCGTCGACGAGCGCCTGAGCATGACGTTGGAAGTGGTCCCGCAACTCAAGGACATGCTTGCGCGCTCCTGCGCGGCACTGTCCGGCGGCCAGGGCAAGATCGCCGCCCTGGGCCGGGCGCTGATGATCGGTACGCGCCTGGTGCTGCTCGACGAACCATTCCAGGGCCTGGCCCCGGCCTTGGCCAATCAGTACAGCGAAGCCCTCAAGCGCCTGCAGCAGACCCAGCCACAGCTGTGCATCCTGGTGACCGAATCCAACGCCAGCCTGCTCAAGGATGTGCCCGATCGCACACTGCATATCGAACGTGGCGCACTGCTGCCCGAACAGCCGAAGGCGCCATCGCGCCCCGATCAACCGTTTTCTTCCCTGAGCCTGGAGGCTTACTCATGA
- a CDS encoding zinc-dependent alcohol dehydrogenase family protein, whose translation MKIRAAVLRESGLSAPFAHSRPLHITELDLAPPGPGEVKVKMIAAGLCHSDLSVITGVRPRPLPMALGHEASAQVVEVGAGVRNVRVGQTVVLVFVPSCGHCVPCMEGRPALCEPGAEANGKGEMLEGGYRLSAAGSHVSHHCGVSAFADHAVVSARSCIPVDDSIDPVEAAVFGCAVLTGVGAVVNTGKVTPGASALIVGLGGVGLSALLGARAAGAHPLIAVDVQASKLELALSLGATAAVNARDPDAVAQIRELTRGGVDFAFEFAGSVPAMELAYGATRRGGTTVTAGLPRPDDRWPLQQLSLTAEERTVKGSYIGSCIPARDVPRYLGLYRSGALPVDRLIGRKLALEDINEGFDGLASGNSLRDLIVF comes from the coding sequence ATGAAAATCAGAGCTGCGGTACTTCGCGAATCGGGCCTGTCGGCGCCGTTTGCGCACAGCCGACCCTTGCACATCACCGAACTGGACCTGGCGCCGCCGGGGCCGGGGGAGGTGAAAGTGAAGATGATCGCCGCCGGGTTGTGCCATTCCGATCTGTCGGTGATTACCGGTGTGCGTCCCCGACCGCTGCCCATGGCCTTGGGGCATGAAGCCAGCGCACAGGTGGTGGAAGTCGGCGCCGGGGTACGGAACGTGCGGGTCGGGCAGACGGTTGTGCTGGTGTTCGTGCCCAGCTGCGGGCATTGCGTGCCGTGCATGGAGGGCCGCCCGGCGTTGTGCGAGCCGGGTGCCGAAGCCAATGGCAAGGGCGAGATGCTTGAGGGTGGCTATCGCCTGAGCGCGGCGGGCAGTCATGTCAGCCATCACTGCGGGGTCTCGGCGTTCGCCGATCACGCTGTGGTGAGTGCGCGTTCGTGCATCCCTGTCGACGACAGCATCGATCCGGTCGAGGCCGCGGTATTCGGCTGTGCCGTACTCACCGGGGTGGGCGCGGTGGTCAATACCGGCAAGGTCACGCCAGGGGCGTCGGCATTGATCGTCGGCCTGGGCGGTGTAGGTTTGAGCGCCTTGCTGGGCGCCAGGGCGGCCGGTGCCCATCCGCTGATCGCGGTGGACGTACAGGCCTCCAAACTGGAATTGGCGTTGTCCCTGGGCGCTACCGCTGCGGTCAACGCCCGGGACCCGGACGCCGTGGCGCAGATCCGCGAGCTGACCCGCGGCGGTGTGGATTTCGCCTTCGAGTTCGCCGGTTCCGTACCCGCCATGGAGCTGGCCTACGGTGCTACCCGGCGCGGTGGCACCACGGTCACCGCCGGGTTGCCTCGCCCCGACGATCGCTGGCCCCTGCAACAGCTCAGCCTGACGGCCGAGGAGCGCACGGTGAAGGGCAGTTACATCGGTTCCTGCATACCGGCCCGCGACGTGCCGCGCTACCTGGGTTTGTACCGCAGCGGCGCCTTGCCGGTGGACCGTCTGATCGGCCGCAAGCTGGCGCTCGAAGACATCAACGAAGGTTTCGACGGGCTGGCCAGTGGCAACAGCCTGCGCGACCTGATCGTGTTCTAG
- a CDS encoding SDR family oxidoreductase: MAQLQDKIAIVTGAASGFGAGIARLYIAEGAKVILADINAEAAERLATELGSNARAVRCDVTQGDQVQAAVEFCAGVFGAPDIVVNNAGTTHRNQPLMDVDEKTFDRVFDVNVKSIFHMVKAVVPLMRQRGSGSIINVGSVAGIRPRPGLTWYNGSKGAVNLLSKSLAVELGPDGIRVNNICPVMGETALLEDFMGVPDTPQNRARFIATIPLGRLSTPADVAAVALFLASDAAAFLNGVELPVDGGRVV; encoded by the coding sequence ATGGCTCAACTACAAGACAAGATCGCCATCGTCACCGGTGCCGCGAGTGGTTTCGGCGCCGGTATCGCTCGGTTATACATTGCCGAAGGTGCCAAGGTGATCCTCGCCGACATCAACGCCGAGGCGGCCGAGCGCCTGGCCACCGAGCTGGGTAGCAACGCCCGCGCGGTGCGCTGCGACGTGACGCAGGGCGATCAGGTTCAAGCGGCGGTCGAGTTCTGCGCTGGCGTCTTCGGGGCGCCGGACATCGTCGTCAACAATGCTGGCACCACCCACCGCAACCAGCCGCTGATGGACGTCGACGAGAAGACCTTCGACCGGGTGTTCGACGTCAACGTCAAATCGATCTTTCACATGGTCAAAGCGGTGGTGCCGTTGATGCGTCAGCGTGGCAGCGGCTCGATCATCAACGTCGGCTCGGTGGCGGGCATTCGGCCACGGCCGGGGCTGACCTGGTACAACGGCTCCAAGGGCGCAGTGAATCTGCTGTCCAAGTCCCTGGCCGTGGAGTTGGGGCCCGATGGGATCCGGGTCAACAATATCTGCCCGGTGATGGGCGAGACGGCGTTGCTGGAGGATTTCATGGGCGTGCCGGACACCCCGCAGAACCGTGCGCGGTTCATTGCGACCATTCCGTTGGGGCGTCTGTCGACGCCTGCGGATGTGGCAGCGGTGGCGCTGTTTCTGGCCAGCGACGCCGCAGCGTTCCTCAATGGCGTCGAGCTGCCGGTGGATGGTGGGCGGGTGGTTTGA
- a CDS encoding methyl-accepting chemotaxis protein, producing MVKFATVITDQVNRDIAVAEAANIAFSTSKDTDANAQNGAAVVKQTVAVMSQLAACMDQAVEGIAALDNQSQLIGTIIKTISSIAEQTNLLALNAAIEAARAGEQGRGFAVVADEVRQLASRTSKATEEITAVVQQNQALAATAVGLVDTGKRQAGEGKELADQAGGVIVEIQDGARKVVDAIGQFANQLSTHA from the coding sequence GTGGTCAAATTCGCCACGGTAATCACTGATCAGGTCAACCGCGACATCGCCGTGGCCGAAGCCGCCAATATCGCGTTCAGCACCTCGAAGGATACCGATGCCAATGCGCAGAACGGCGCCGCCGTGGTCAAGCAGACCGTCGCGGTCATGAGCCAGCTCGCGGCCTGCATGGATCAGGCGGTGGAAGGCATCGCGGCGCTGGACAACCAGTCCCAGTTGATCGGCACCATCATCAAGACCATCAGCAGCATTGCCGAACAGACCAACCTGCTGGCGCTCAACGCGGCCATCGAGGCGGCCCGCGCCGGGGAGCAAGGGCGTGGCTTTGCGGTAGTGGCCGATGAAGTACGCCAGTTGGCCTCGCGCACCAGCAAGGCCACCGAAGAGATCACTGCGGTGGTCCAGCAGAATCAGGCGTTGGCGGCGACTGCCGTAGGCCTGGTCGACACCGGCAAACGGCAAGCGGGCGAAGGCAAGGAATTGGCCGACCAGGCCGGTGGTGTGATCGTCGAGATTCAGGACGGCGCGCGCAAAGTGGTGGACGCGATCGGGCAGTTTGCCAATCAGCTCAGCACGCACGCCTGA
- a CDS encoding sugar porter family MFS transporter: MTTYNNVATEVKRRPGLVIGIAVIAALGGLLFGYDTGIIGVALLGLGREFALNDTLKQLVTGGIIFGALFGCLGSGPISDHFGRRRSIILVGIVFAIGSLLSAVSPSVPILILSRFLLGLSAGSATQIIPVYIAEVAPPEHRGKLVVLFQFMVVFGITVAYFTGFGLGDHWRWMFGLGVVPAIILLLGMTVLPESPRWLLVKSREAQALAVLRSVRSSDQQASDELEEIKTISLKQPEGEWRDLAKPWIRPALLVGACISMFSQITGNNALIYYAPTILTQAGFSDQVAVLATGSSTLLIVLMTVVGSWLVDKYGRRRYLLWMIPGSIVALALMGYLFMGAGPTTDTQRWVVVACLAAYLMLNCGGFGVCIWLINAEVYPLFVRGKGASVGAFSHWFFDLIVTLTTLSLVTWLGVAYTLWLYTGISLLSLIFIYRYVPETMGKSLEEIEHALREKRFYPYQQK; this comes from the coding sequence ATGACGACATACAACAACGTCGCAACTGAAGTAAAACGCCGCCCTGGGCTGGTGATCGGCATCGCCGTCATCGCCGCCTTGGGCGGTCTGCTGTTCGGCTACGACACCGGCATCATCGGCGTCGCGCTGCTGGGCCTGGGCAGGGAGTTTGCCCTGAACGACACCCTCAAACAGCTGGTGACCGGGGGGATCATCTTCGGTGCCTTGTTCGGTTGCCTGGGCAGTGGGCCGATCTCCGACCACTTCGGCCGGCGCCGCTCGATCATCCTGGTGGGCATCGTTTTCGCCATCGGTTCGTTGCTGTCGGCGGTGTCACCCAGTGTGCCGATCCTCATCCTCTCGCGCTTTCTGCTGGGTCTCAGCGCCGGCAGTGCGACGCAGATCATCCCGGTGTACATCGCCGAGGTGGCGCCGCCGGAGCATCGCGGCAAGCTGGTGGTGTTGTTCCAGTTCATGGTGGTGTTCGGCATTACCGTGGCGTACTTCACCGGTTTCGGCCTAGGCGATCACTGGCGGTGGATGTTCGGCCTGGGCGTGGTGCCGGCGATCATTCTGCTGCTGGGCATGACCGTACTGCCCGAGAGCCCGCGCTGGCTGCTGGTCAAATCACGTGAGGCACAAGCGCTGGCGGTCCTGCGCAGTGTGCGCAGCAGCGATCAACAGGCCAGCGACGAGCTGGAGGAAATCAAGACCATCAGCCTCAAGCAGCCCGAAGGCGAATGGCGCGACCTGGCCAAGCCGTGGATCCGTCCGGCCTTGCTGGTGGGGGCGTGTATCTCGATGTTCTCGCAGATCACCGGTAACAACGCGCTGATCTACTACGCGCCGACGATCCTCACGCAGGCCGGGTTCTCCGATCAGGTGGCGGTGCTGGCGACCGGCAGCAGTACTTTGCTGATCGTGCTGATGACCGTGGTCGGCAGTTGGCTGGTGGACAAGTATGGCCGCCGCCGGTATCTGCTGTGGATGATCCCCGGTTCCATCGTCGCCTTGGCGCTGATGGGTTATCTGTTCATGGGCGCCGGCCCGACCACCGATACTCAGCGCTGGGTGGTGGTGGCATGCCTGGCGGCCTATCTGATGCTCAATTGCGGCGGCTTCGGCGTGTGTATCTGGCTGATCAACGCCGAGGTCTACCCGTTGTTCGTACGCGGCAAGGGCGCGAGCGTCGGGGCGTTCAGCCACTGGTTCTTCGATTTGATCGTGACCTTGACCACGCTCAGCCTGGTGACCTGGCTGGGCGTCGCCTACACGCTGTGGCTCTACACCGGGATCTCGCTGCTGTCGCTGATTTTCATCTACCGCTACGTGCCTGAAACCATGGGCAAGAGTCTCGAAGAGATCGAGCACGCGCTGCGCGAGAAACGGTTCTACCCGTATCAACAGAAGTGA
- a CDS encoding MFS transporter, producing the protein MSTQALSPAAGDTNTAQDRIYETDLPARLDRLPWTRFHTLLVFALGITWLLDGLEVTLAGSVSGALKSSPALHMSNADIGLAGAVYIAGAVLGALFFGWLTDRLGRRKLFFITLFLYVGATALTAFSWSLWSFLLFRFLTGAGIGGEYTAINSTIQEFTPARFRGWVDLTINGTFWVGAALGAFGSIILLDPAHVGGDLGWRLCFGIGAVLGLVIMLMRLWVPESPRWLIIHNQPEEATRIVENIEKHYRERGIDIPPITEKPLRLHARDHTPLKEVFTSLFVVHRQRALVGLTLLTAQAFFYNAIFFTYALVLTDFYNVPSEHIGWYVLPFALGNFCGPLLLGRLFDVIGRRVMISSTYALSGVLLAISGYLFQQGILDVTQQTIAWMVIFFFASAAASSAYLTVAETFPLEIRALAIAVFYAFGTGLGGIVGPSLFGALIQSHDRTNVFIGYLIGAALMIIAGAVQGIWGVAAEGKSLEEVARPLSQVQAG; encoded by the coding sequence ATGAGCACCCAAGCACTGTCCCCCGCCGCTGGCGATACGAACACCGCGCAAGACCGCATCTACGAAACCGACCTGCCCGCGCGCCTCGATCGGCTGCCTTGGACGCGCTTTCATACCTTGCTGGTGTTCGCCCTGGGCATCACCTGGTTGCTCGACGGGCTGGAGGTCACGCTGGCGGGTTCGGTGTCCGGCGCGCTGAAAAGCAGCCCCGCGCTGCACATGAGCAATGCCGACATAGGCCTGGCCGGCGCGGTCTACATCGCCGGCGCGGTACTCGGCGCGCTGTTCTTCGGCTGGCTGACCGACCGCCTGGGCCGCCGCAAACTGTTTTTCATCACCCTGTTCCTGTATGTCGGCGCCACCGCACTGACAGCGTTTTCGTGGAGCCTGTGGAGTTTTCTGCTGTTCCGCTTCCTGACCGGTGCCGGCATCGGCGGTGAATACACGGCGATCAACTCGACGATTCAGGAGTTCACCCCGGCGCGCTTTCGCGGCTGGGTCGACCTGACCATCAACGGCACCTTCTGGGTGGGTGCTGCGCTGGGGGCCTTTGGCTCGATCATCCTGCTCGATCCCGCACATGTCGGCGGCGACCTGGGCTGGCGCCTGTGCTTCGGTATCGGCGCGGTGCTGGGCCTGGTGATCATGCTGATGCGCTTGTGGGTGCCAGAGAGCCCGCGCTGGCTGATCATCCACAATCAGCCTGAAGAGGCCACACGCATCGTCGAAAACATCGAGAAGCACTACCGCGAGCGCGGCATCGACATCCCGCCGATCACCGAAAAGCCCCTGCGCTTGCATGCCCGAGACCACACGCCGCTCAAGGAAGTGTTCACCAGCCTGTTCGTGGTTCACCGCCAGCGCGCCCTGGTCGGCCTGACGCTGCTGACCGCTCAGGCGTTTTTCTACAACGCGATTTTCTTCACCTACGCCCTGGTGCTGACCGATTTCTACAACGTGCCCTCCGAGCATATCGGCTGGTACGTGCTGCCCTTCGCGCTGGGTAACTTCTGCGGGCCGCTGCTGCTGGGCCGGCTGTTCGATGTCATCGGTCGGCGAGTGATGATCAGCAGCACCTATGCGCTCTCCGGCGTGCTGCTGGCCATCAGCGGCTATTTGTTCCAGCAGGGAATTCTCGACGTGACCCAGCAGACCATCGCCTGGATGGTGATCTTCTTTTTTGCCTCGGCAGCGGCCAGTTCGGCCTATCTGACCGTGGCCGAAACCTTCCCACTGGAAATCCGCGCCTTGGCCATCGCCGTGTTCTACGCCTTCGGCACCGGCCTGGGCGGCATCGTCGGCCCGTCGTTGTTCGGTGCGCTGATCCAGAGTCACGACCGTACGAATGTGTTCATCGGCTATCTGATCGGCGCGGCGTTGATGATCATCGCTGGCGCAGTACAGGGCATATGGGGCGTGGCGGCCGAGGGCAAGTCGCTGGAAGAGGTCGCCAGGCCGTTGTCGCAGGTGCAGGCGGGGTGA
- a CDS encoding nucleoside/nucleotide kinase family protein: MTQTAAALPQLPKGLVDRARMMIRSGGRRLLGIAGTPGSGKSTVAQLLAEALGEHAVVVPMDGFHLANRELARLGRAERKGAPDTFDVQGYLALLHRLKAQQPGETVYAPLFDRQIEESLAGAIPVAAEVPLIISEGNYLLLSEGGWAPVAQCFDDLWFVAVSPAQRRARLVERHMRFGRSREEAEAWVDSTDEPNAQLVDADRARAHVMVPWAG, encoded by the coding sequence ATGACGCAAACTGCCGCGGCCCTGCCGCAACTGCCCAAGGGCCTGGTCGACCGCGCGCGGATGATGATCCGCAGCGGTGGGCGGCGCTTGCTGGGAATTGCCGGTACCCCCGGCTCGGGCAAATCGACGGTGGCGCAGTTGCTCGCCGAGGCCCTGGGCGAACATGCCGTGGTGGTGCCCATGGACGGTTTTCACCTGGCCAACCGTGAACTCGCGCGACTGGGGCGGGCCGAGCGCAAAGGCGCGCCGGATACCTTCGATGTGCAGGGTTATCTGGCGTTGTTGCATCGCCTCAAGGCGCAGCAGCCGGGGGAAACCGTGTATGCACCGCTGTTCGATCGGCAGATCGAGGAAAGCCTGGCGGGCGCTATCCCCGTGGCCGCCGAGGTGCCGCTGATTATCAGCGAAGGCAATTATCTGCTGCTGTCAGAAGGTGGCTGGGCGCCGGTGGCCCAATGCTTCGATGATCTGTGGTTCGTCGCGGTCAGCCCGGCGCAGCGTCGTGCGCGGTTGGTGGAGCGCCACATGCGCTTCGGCCGCAGCCGCGAAGAGGCCGAAGCCTGGGTGGACAGCACCGATGAGCCCAACGCGCAACTGGTCGATGCCGATCGCGCGCGGGCTCATGTGATGGTGCCTTGGGCGGGGTAG